In Oenanthe melanoleuca isolate GR-GAL-2019-014 chromosome 10, OMel1.0, whole genome shotgun sequence, a single window of DNA contains:
- the CIB2 gene encoding calcium and integrin-binding family member 2 isoform X2 → MAPNVVPMDYTKDPDVKLPMQLIINMPELKENPFKERIVASFSEDGEGSLSFNDFVDMFSVLSEMAPRELKAIYAFKIYDFNTDNFICKADLEKTLNKLTREELTEEEITLVCEKVIEEADMDGDGKLGFADFENMISKAPDFLSTFHIRI, encoded by the exons ATGGCACCAAACGTTGTGCCCATGGACTATACAAAGGACCCAGATGTTAAACTACCTATGCAGCTTATAATAAACATGCCTGAGCTAAAG GAGAATCCCTTCAAAGAAAGGATTGTGGCATCCTTCTCAGAAGATGGAGAGGGGAGCCTGAGCTTCAATGACTTTGTGGACATGTTCTCCGTGCTCAGTGAAATGGCTCCCCGGGAGCTCAAAGCAATCTATGCCTTTAAGATATATG ATTTTAACACAGATAACTTCATTTGTAAAGCAGActtggaaaaaaccctcaataAGCTGACCCGGGAAGAGCTGACAGAAGAGGAAATCACTCTGGTTTGTGAGAAAGTCATAGAAGAGGCTGACATGGATGGTGATGGGAAATTAGGATTTGCAGATTTTGAAAACATGATTTCCAAGGCACCGGACTTCCTCAG
- the CIB2 gene encoding calcium and integrin-binding family member 2 isoform X1 — MGNKQTIFTDEQLDAYQDCTFFTRKEILRLHGRYHEMAPNVVPMDYTKDPDVKLPMQLIINMPELKENPFKERIVASFSEDGEGSLSFNDFVDMFSVLSEMAPRELKAIYAFKIYDFNTDNFICKADLEKTLNKLTREELTEEEITLVCEKVIEEADMDGDGKLGFADFENMISKAPDFLSTFHIRI; from the exons ATGGGTAATAAGCAAACAATATTTACTGATGAACAGCTAGATGCCTACCAG GATTGCACATTCTTCACTCGGAAGGAAATTCTCCG GTTGCACGGCCGATACCATGAAATGGCACCAAACGTTGTGCCCATGGACTATACAAAGGACCCAGATGTTAAACTACCTATGCAGCTTATAATAAACATGCCTGAGCTAAAG GAGAATCCCTTCAAAGAAAGGATTGTGGCATCCTTCTCAGAAGATGGAGAGGGGAGCCTGAGCTTCAATGACTTTGTGGACATGTTCTCCGTGCTCAGTGAAATGGCTCCCCGGGAGCTCAAAGCAATCTATGCCTTTAAGATATATG ATTTTAACACAGATAACTTCATTTGTAAAGCAGActtggaaaaaaccctcaataAGCTGACCCGGGAAGAGCTGACAGAAGAGGAAATCACTCTGGTTTGTGAGAAAGTCATAGAAGAGGCTGACATGGATGGTGATGGGAAATTAGGATTTGCAGATTTTGAAAACATGATTTCCAAGGCACCGGACTTCCTCAG